Proteins encoded by one window of Streptomyces sp. NBC_01571:
- a CDS encoding vanadium-dependent haloperoxidase — protein sequence MAGALLAGLSPVAVGAPQAAAATGHKGDPTQYWNNVLLQTFRNARGWDASPGKLSRSGAMVFAAIYNAESAYQYTYGTLKYEPYLNRPLKYADKHSRPRPGEEERLIDRTAYRMISQLYPGDQAYIDAKYRARTGRSPHSYDPLDRLVVDRVVRQINKARAGDGSDNPETYSGDTTTPGAWRPTGEEATADEGACKQPSDAVTPNWGKVRPFVLRSGSQFRPPTLRGFTSYADLVASPQYAAQRDEVRRVGAVDSTERTYDQTVVGWFWDHDLNGTYHPPGQLLQLTGIVAKKFKLDTYETTHLFALSALSLADAGITAWDSKFDSPINLWRPASAIQATGGANATWEPLSADRAGAPFTPCFSAWTSGHANFTAAWASAMKHFFGRDDVSFIAHSEDPHTIEAYRKMANFSQVAEEGKLSRLWLGVHYRWDAEDGNVIGTNVGDYVFDNALLPTRPGRPHQQSGY from the coding sequence GTGGCCGGTGCACTGCTCGCCGGACTGAGTCCGGTGGCGGTCGGTGCGCCACAGGCAGCCGCCGCGACAGGGCACAAAGGCGATCCGACGCAGTACTGGAACAACGTCCTGCTCCAGACGTTCCGCAATGCGCGGGGCTGGGACGCCTCGCCCGGCAAACTGTCCAGGTCCGGGGCGATGGTCTTCGCGGCGATCTACAACGCGGAGAGCGCCTATCAGTACACGTACGGAACCCTGAAGTACGAGCCGTACCTCAACCGGCCGCTGAAGTACGCCGACAAACACTCGCGGCCGCGTCCGGGCGAGGAGGAGCGGCTGATCGACCGCACGGCGTACCGGATGATCTCGCAGCTGTACCCGGGCGATCAGGCGTACATCGACGCCAAGTACAGGGCCCGGACCGGCCGCTCCCCCCACTCCTACGACCCCCTCGACCGCCTGGTGGTCGACCGCGTGGTGAGGCAGATCAACAAAGCCCGGGCGGGCGACGGTTCGGACAACCCGGAGACCTACAGCGGCGACACCACCACACCCGGAGCCTGGCGGCCGACGGGTGAAGAGGCGACGGCTGACGAAGGGGCCTGCAAGCAGCCGAGCGACGCGGTGACCCCGAACTGGGGCAAGGTGAGGCCGTTCGTGCTCCGCTCTGGCTCGCAGTTCCGGCCTCCCACCCTGCGCGGCTTCACTTCCTACGCCGATCTGGTGGCCAGCCCGCAGTACGCGGCCCAGCGCGACGAGGTGCGACGGGTCGGCGCCGTCGACTCCACCGAGCGCACCTACGATCAGACCGTCGTCGGCTGGTTCTGGGACCATGACCTGAACGGCACCTACCACCCCCCGGGACAACTGCTCCAGCTGACCGGGATCGTCGCCAAGAAGTTCAAGCTCGACACGTACGAGACCACCCACTTGTTCGCGCTGTCGGCGCTGTCGTTGGCGGATGCCGGGATCACGGCCTGGGACAGCAAGTTCGACAGCCCTATCAACCTGTGGCGCCCGGCGTCCGCGATCCAGGCGACGGGCGGCGCGAACGCGACCTGGGAGCCTCTCAGCGCGGACCGCGCAGGGGCACCGTTCACCCCGTGCTTCTCCGCCTGGACCTCCGGGCACGCCAACTTCACGGCTGCGTGGGCAAGCGCGATGAAGCACTTCTTCGGTCGTGACGACGTCTCGTTCATCGCACACTCCGAGGACCCGCACACCATCGAGGCGTACCGCAAGATGGCCAACTTCAGCCAGGTCGCCGAGGAGGGCAAGCTGAGCCGACTCTGGCTGGGCGTGCACTACCGCTGGGACGCCGAGGACGGGAACGTGATCGGTACCAACGTTGGCGACTACGTGTTCGACAACGCGCTGCTGCCGACACGACCGGGCCGTCCGCATCAGCAGTCGGGCTACTAG
- a CDS encoding ImmA/IrrE family metallo-endopeptidase has protein sequence MAIELSGWIDKHYGTPITDLPDVADPSDVPPAMVAEQLRSTWGLHQKPIKSMLALLERRGVRVFSLPAADREIDAFSFKYEGRPFVFLNTSKTAERTRFDLAHELGHLVLHDAANMNLSRQIEQEAHDFAASFLVPADGLYAQVVGKLRLDDVFKLKKYWKVSALAMVERLYRLEFISEWNRRQWLIELSERGFRTAEPEGIQVEASKFLTDLFKLAREDGWTSRAIADQLQESERDLDALVFGLAMAAVPGGGQKSPAVTGHLRVVR, from the coding sequence ATGGCAATCGAGCTGAGCGGATGGATTGACAAGCATTACGGCACGCCGATCACCGACCTACCCGACGTTGCCGACCCGTCCGATGTCCCCCCAGCGATGGTAGCCGAGCAACTTCGATCGACCTGGGGACTACACCAGAAACCCATCAAGAGCATGCTGGCCCTCCTCGAACGAAGGGGGGTACGTGTGTTCTCACTCCCTGCGGCCGATCGAGAAATCGATGCCTTCTCCTTCAAATACGAAGGCCGACCCTTCGTGTTCCTAAATACAAGCAAGACAGCTGAGCGAACGAGATTCGACCTAGCGCATGAACTGGGCCACTTGGTATTGCACGATGCCGCCAACATGAACCTCTCAAGGCAGATCGAGCAAGAGGCTCACGACTTCGCCGCAAGTTTTCTGGTACCGGCCGATGGCCTATATGCTCAAGTGGTAGGAAAGCTTCGTCTAGATGATGTATTCAAGCTGAAGAAGTACTGGAAGGTTTCGGCCCTTGCCATGGTTGAGCGCCTGTACCGGCTGGAATTCATTTCGGAGTGGAACAGAAGGCAATGGCTCATCGAGTTGTCCGAAAGAGGATTTCGCACTGCGGAACCAGAGGGAATCCAGGTGGAGGCTTCAAAGTTCCTTACCGATTTGTTCAAGCTGGCCAGGGAAGACGGGTGGACGTCCCGCGCGATCGCAGACCAGCTTCAGGAAAGCGAGCGTGACCTTGATGCATTGGTCTTCGGACTAGCCATGGCGGCCGTCCCTGGCGGAGGCCAAAAGAGCCCTGCCGTTACAGGCCACCTGCGAGTTGTTAGATAG